From a single Agrobacterium tumefaciens genomic region:
- the typA gene encoding translational GTPase TypA, with amino-acid sequence MALRNIAIIAHVDHGKTTLVDELLKQSGSFRDNQRVAERVMDSNDLEKERGITILAKATSVEWKGVRINIVDTPGHADFGGEVERILSMVDGAIVLVDSSEGPMPQTKFVVSKALKVGLRPIVAINKIDRPDGRHEEVINEVFDLFANLDATDEQLDFPILYGSGRDGWMNVNPEGPKDQGLAPLLDLVLEHVPEPKVEEGPFRLIGTILEANPFLGRIITGRIASGSIKPNQAVKVLGQDGKTIETGRISKILAFRGIERTAIDEAHAGDIVAIAGLSKGTVADTFCDPSVTEAMTAQPIDPPTVTMSFIVNDSPLAGTEGDKVTSRVIRDRLFKEAEGNVALKIEEAEGKDSFFVSGRGELQLAVLIETMRREGFELAVSRPRVVMHKDENGTLLEPIEEVVIDVDEEHSGVVVQKMSERKAEMAELRPSGGNRVRLKFYAPTRGLIGYQSELLTDTRGTAIMNRLFHDYQPFKGQIAGRVNGVLLSNGSGEAVAYAMFNLEDRGPMIIEPGEKVYAGMIIGIHTRDNDLEVNVLKGKQLTNIRAAGKDEAVKLTPPIRMTLDRALSWIQEDELMEVTPKSIRLRKMFLDANDRKRFEKAKLAV; translated from the coding sequence ATGGCACTTCGCAACATCGCGATCATCGCGCACGTTGACCATGGAAAAACGACGCTCGTGGACGAGCTTCTGAAGCAGTCCGGCTCGTTCCGCGACAACCAGCGCGTCGCCGAGCGTGTGATGGACAGCAACGATCTCGAAAAGGAACGTGGCATCACCATTCTCGCCAAGGCGACCTCGGTGGAGTGGAAGGGTGTTCGCATCAACATCGTCGACACCCCCGGCCACGCCGACTTCGGCGGTGAAGTCGAGCGTATCCTGTCGATGGTGGATGGCGCGATCGTTCTGGTCGATTCGTCCGAAGGCCCGATGCCGCAGACCAAGTTCGTGGTCAGCAAGGCGCTTAAGGTTGGTCTTCGCCCGATCGTCGCGATCAACAAGATCGACCGTCCGGATGGCCGTCATGAAGAAGTCATCAACGAAGTGTTCGACCTTTTCGCGAACCTCGACGCCACCGACGAGCAGCTCGACTTCCCGATCCTTTACGGTTCCGGCCGTGACGGCTGGATGAACGTCAACCCGGAAGGTCCGAAGGATCAGGGTCTTGCACCCTTGCTCGACCTGGTTCTCGAACATGTTCCGGAGCCCAAGGTCGAAGAAGGCCCGTTCCGTCTTATCGGCACGATCCTTGAAGCCAACCCCTTCCTCGGCCGTATCATCACCGGTCGTATCGCCTCCGGTTCGATCAAGCCGAACCAGGCCGTGAAGGTGCTCGGCCAGGACGGCAAGACGATCGAAACCGGTCGTATTTCCAAGATTCTCGCATTCCGCGGTATCGAGCGCACCGCGATCGATGAGGCTCATGCGGGCGACATCGTTGCGATCGCCGGCCTTTCCAAGGGCACTGTCGCAGACACCTTCTGTGATCCCTCCGTCACCGAGGCGATGACCGCGCAGCCGATCGATCCGCCAACCGTTACCATGTCCTTCATCGTCAATGACAGCCCGCTTGCCGGCACCGAAGGTGACAAGGTTACGAGCCGCGTTATCCGCGACCGCCTGTTCAAGGAAGCCGAAGGCAACGTTGCGCTGAAGATTGAAGAAGCCGAAGGCAAGGATTCGTTCTTCGTGTCCGGCCGTGGCGAATTGCAGCTGGCCGTTCTGATCGAAACCATGCGCCGCGAAGGCTTCGAGCTTGCTGTGTCGCGTCCGCGCGTCGTGATGCACAAGGATGAGAACGGCACCCTGCTGGAGCCGATCGAAGAAGTCGTGATCGACGTTGATGAAGAGCATTCCGGCGTCGTCGTTCAGAAGATGTCCGAGCGCAAGGCTGAAATGGCCGAGCTTCGTCCTTCCGGCGGCAATCGCGTTCGCCTGAAGTTCTACGCCCCGACCCGCGGCCTGATCGGCTACCAGTCTGAATTGCTGACCGACACGCGCGGCACCGCAATCATGAACCGCCTGTTCCACGATTATCAGCCCTTCAAGGGCCAGATCGCTGGTCGCGTCAACGGCGTTCTGCTGTCGAATGGTTCGGGCGAAGCCGTCGCTTACGCCATGTTCAACCTTGAAGATCGCGGCCCGATGATCATCGAGCCGGGTGAGAAGGTTTATGCTGGCATGATCATCGGCATTCACACGCGCGATAATGATCTCGAAGTGAACGTGCTGAAGGGCAAGCAGCTGACCAACATTCGCGCCGCCGGCAAAGATGAAGCCGTCAAGCTGACCCCGCCGATCCGCATGACGCTCGATCGCGCTCTTTCCTGGATCCAGGAAGACGAGCTGATGGAAGTGACGCCGAAGTCCATCCGTCTGCGCAAGATGTTCCTCGATGCCAACGACCGC